The region CTTAATCTCCAGCACCAGTCCTTCATGACTGCGCAAATTCATTACGGTGCCGTCTTCAAAGATGAGGTATTGCCCCTTGATACCTTTTAATTTTCCAGCATGTTGAGTGGTTTTAGCAAGGTTAACGCTGGTCACTTTTGTGGGATATTGAAGTACAGGAAATTTAATTTGCCATTCTTTTTCATTCTCCAGAATGAATTCTTGGGCTTCTTGAGGTATAAATTGGAGCAAGCTTTCGCGAAAGCCTAATAGGTCAAGATCTTCTATGCTATTTGTAAGCATTTTACGCCAGTTGGTTTTGTCTGCCACGTGGTCTTTTAAGGCAATTTCTGTAATACCAGCGAGGTAACGGTTAGGTGCTTCAAGAATCGCAACGGCTTCATGAGCGCCTTGATCGATCCATCGGGTAGGGATTTGTGTTTTACGGGTCACCCCTACTTTTATATTACTGCTGTTAGCCAGGTAAACGATATGTGGTTTGAGTTGGACTTTTTTCTCGTACTCTAGATCGCGATCTTCTTCATCCAGATGTGCTCGGCTCAACTCGGGTTTCATGATCCATTCTCCGGCTTGTGGGATTTGAGAAAAGCAATCATAGCAATATCCCTGACGCCATATTTTTTTATCAAGGCCGCAATTAAGGCATTCATTTCCTACATGCTTTAAAGAGATATTTTTATCCAGCAGTTGGTTCATGTGCAAAAAGTTATCTGGGAAAACAAGGTAATATTGAACGGTTTCCTTCAGTTCTGTTTGCATTTTTCTAATCGTGCCGGTAAGGATCATGGTAGTAACTTTAAAAATTAAGGA is a window of Nonlabens sp. MB-3u-79 DNA encoding:
- a CDS encoding DUF2797 domain-containing protein encodes the protein MILTGTIRKMQTELKETVQYYLVFPDNFLHMNQLLDKNISLKHVGNECLNCGLDKKIWRQGYCYDCFSQIPQAGEWIMKPELSRAHLDEEDRDLEYEKKVQLKPHIVYLANSSNIKVGVTRKTQIPTRWIDQGAHEAVAILEAPNRYLAGITEIALKDHVADKTNWRKMLTNSIEDLDLLGFRESLLQFIPQEAQEFILENEKEWQIKFPVLQYPTKVTSVNLAKTTQHAGKLKGIKGQYLIFEDGTVMNLRSHEGLVLEIKVD